In a genomic window of Bradyrhizobium ontarionense:
- a CDS encoding EF-hand domain-containing protein codes for MWFALGAAASVLDGLQSLGSTKSGSGKSGGSGSGLFSLDSGSSSSSGIFSPGSSSSSSGSGQIAPETMSALLAAQSQSGTSSSASSSTNPLQDLFSQIDGDSDGKITKSEFETALGAGGTNTANADKVFGELDKNGDGSVSMDELTSALKGGRHGHHHHQAANAGSASGAGSSGGAGADALMQALSGASSSSSTNSDGSTTTTITYADGSKVTLNTPAATTASSAATSSYNLIEKLIQRQSKMLSASTSSTTAVSA; via the coding sequence ATGTGGTTTGCACTGGGGGCCGCTGCGTCGGTCCTGGACGGCCTGCAGTCGCTGGGGTCGACGAAGTCCGGTTCCGGCAAGTCGGGCGGCTCCGGCAGTGGCTTGTTCAGTCTGGACAGCGGCAGCTCGAGCAGCTCGGGCATTTTCAGTCCCGGGTCGAGCTCCAGCAGCAGCGGATCGGGGCAGATCGCGCCGGAGACCATGAGCGCGCTGCTCGCTGCGCAGAGCCAGTCGGGCACGTCCTCGAGCGCGAGCTCATCGACCAACCCGCTGCAGGACCTGTTCTCGCAGATCGATGGTGACAGCGATGGCAAGATCACGAAGTCGGAGTTCGAGACCGCGCTCGGCGCCGGCGGCACCAACACCGCCAATGCCGACAAGGTGTTCGGCGAGCTCGACAAGAACGGCGACGGCAGTGTCAGCATGGACGAGCTGACATCGGCCCTGAAGGGCGGTCGCCACGGCCATCATCACCATCAGGCCGCGAATGCGGGTAGCGCCAGCGGCGCCGGCAGTTCGGGAGGAGCAGGTGCGGATGCGCTGATGCAGGCGCTGTCGGGCGCCTCGAGCTCCTCGTCGACCAACAGTGACGGCTCGACGACGACCACCATCACCTATGCCGACGGCTCGAAGGTGACGCTGAACACGCCGGCTGCAACGACGGCATCGAGCGCCGCGACCTCGTCGTACAATCTGATCGAGAAGCTGATCCAGCGTCAGTCGAAGATGCTGTCGGCCTCGACGTCGTCCACGACCGCCGTGAGCGCGTAG
- the rpe gene encoding ribulose-phosphate 3-epimerase, whose translation MTQSFTPRPLVIAPSILASDFSKLGEEVRAVDAGGADWIHLDVMDGHFVPNISYGPDVIKALRPHTKKIFDAHLMITPCDPYLEAFAKAGCDHITVHAEAGPHLHRSLQAIRALGKKAGVSLNPSTPLNVLDYVLDLVDLVLIMSVNPGFGGQAFIPSAIGKVQDLRAMIAGRPIDIEVDGGVGPNVAGPLAAAGVNAFVAGSSVFKGGTTESYRSNIAAIRNAAADARGEAI comes from the coding sequence ATGACCCAGTCCTTCACGCCGCGTCCGCTCGTCATCGCGCCCTCGATCCTGGCGTCGGATTTCTCCAAGCTGGGCGAGGAGGTGCGGGCCGTCGATGCCGGCGGCGCCGACTGGATCCATCTCGACGTCATGGACGGGCATTTCGTGCCGAACATCTCCTACGGCCCCGACGTCATCAAGGCGCTGCGCCCGCATACGAAGAAGATCTTCGACGCGCATCTGATGATCACGCCGTGCGATCCCTATCTCGAAGCCTTCGCCAAGGCGGGCTGCGACCACATCACGGTGCATGCCGAGGCCGGCCCGCATCTGCACCGCTCGCTGCAGGCGATCCGCGCGCTGGGAAAGAAGGCCGGCGTCTCGCTCAATCCGTCGACGCCCCTCAACGTGCTCGACTACGTGCTCGACCTGGTCGACCTCGTGCTGATCATGTCGGTCAACCCCGGTTTCGGCGGCCAGGCCTTCATTCCCTCGGCGATCGGCAAGGTCCAGGACCTGCGCGCCATGATCGCGGGCCGGCCGATCGATATCGAGGTCGATGGCGGCGTCGGTCCGAATGTGGCAGGTCCCCTGGCCGCAGCCGGCGTCAATGCGTTTGTTGCAGGCTCGTCCGTGTTCAAGGGTGGCACAACGGAATCCTATCGCAGCAACATCGCGGCGATCCGCAATGCGGCCGCCGATGCGCGCGGCGAAGCGATCTGA
- a CDS encoding ureidoglycolate lyase, translated as MPTLTPQPLTKAAFADFGDVVETDGAQPIEINQGFARRCNALAGIDVTSGGTAVNVSLFEAKPRPLPIEIKLMERHPLGSQLFMPLQDRPWLVLVCDDPREPASYHAFMASGRQGVNYARNVWHHPLLVFDEGERFMVVDRVSADNLEEVWLDQPLFLTIP; from the coding sequence ATGCCCACGCTCACACCGCAGCCGCTGACCAAGGCCGCGTTCGCTGATTTCGGCGATGTCGTCGAGACCGATGGCGCCCAGCCGATCGAGATCAACCAGGGCTTTGCGCGCCGCTGCAACGCCCTCGCCGGCATCGACGTCACGTCGGGCGGCACAGCCGTGAACGTCAGCCTGTTCGAAGCCAAGCCGCGGCCGCTGCCGATCGAGATCAAGCTGATGGAGCGGCATCCGCTCGGCAGCCAGCTGTTCATGCCGCTGCAGGACCGGCCCTGGCTGGTGCTGGTATGCGACGATCCGCGTGAGCCGGCGAGCTACCACGCCTTCATGGCGAGCGGACGCCAGGGCGTAAACTATGCCCGCAACGTCTGGCACCATCCGTTGCTGGTGTTCGATGAGGGCGAGCGCTTCATGGTCGTCGATCGCGTCAGCGCCGACAATCTCGAGGAAGTGTGGCTCGACCAGCCACTGTTCCTGACGATCCCCTGA
- a CDS encoding bifunctional allantoicase/(S)-ureidoglycine aminohydrolase, translating into MDKPNYFVPHGGHPPQTDLLTGRAVFTEAYAVIPKGVMRDIVTSALPFWDKTRTWVIARPLSGFAETFSQYIVEVSPGGGSSKPEPDPEAEGVLFVVGGEIALTIAGTEHRLGTGGYAFLPPACKWTLRNDGQAPATFHWIRKAYEAVPGIPVPEAFVTNEATIAPAAMPDTQGRWATTRFVDPLDVRHDMHVNIVTFEPGAVIPFLETHVMEHGLYVLEGKAVYKLNRDWVEVEAGDFMWLRSFCPQACYAGGPGRFRYLLYKDANRHMKLRPFR; encoded by the coding sequence ATGGACAAGCCCAACTACTTCGTTCCCCACGGCGGCCATCCGCCGCAAACCGATCTCCTCACCGGGCGTGCCGTGTTCACCGAGGCCTATGCCGTCATCCCCAAGGGCGTGATGCGCGACATCGTCACCTCGGCGCTGCCGTTCTGGGACAAGACCCGGACCTGGGTGATCGCGCGGCCGCTCTCGGGCTTCGCCGAGACGTTCTCGCAATACATCGTCGAAGTCTCGCCGGGCGGCGGCAGCAGCAAGCCGGAGCCCGATCCGGAGGCCGAGGGCGTGCTGTTCGTGGTCGGCGGCGAGATCGCGCTCACCATCGCCGGCACAGAACATCGTCTCGGTACCGGCGGCTACGCCTTCCTGCCGCCGGCCTGCAAATGGACGCTGCGCAACGACGGCCAGGCGCCTGCGACCTTCCACTGGATCCGCAAGGCCTACGAGGCCGTGCCCGGCATCCCCGTCCCCGAGGCCTTCGTCACCAACGAGGCGACCATCGCCCCTGCTGCGATGCCCGACACCCAGGGCCGCTGGGCGACCACGCGCTTCGTCGATCCACTCGACGTCCGCCACGACATGCACGTCAACATCGTGACCTTCGAGCCCGGCGCCGTAATCCCGTTCCTGGAGACGCATGTGATGGAGCACGGGCTTTACGTGCTCGAGGGCAAGGCGGTCTACAAGCTCAACCGCGACTGGGTCGAGGTCGAGGCCGGCGACTTCATGTGGCTGCGCTCGTTCTGCCCGCAGGCCTGCTACGCTGGCGGCCCCGGCCGCTTCCGCTACCTGCTCTACAAGGACGCCAACCGCCACATGAAGCTGCGGCCGTTTAGGTGA
- a CDS encoding dicarboxylate/amino acid:cation symporter → MAATDVSVAGTAAPKGSLFGSLFFQVVAALVLGILIGVVAPETGQGLKFFSDAFLRLIAMVVAPIVFCVVVHGIASAGDLRKVGRVGVKSLIYFEGMTTVALAFGLVLALLFGPGHGMDIDVSKLDAKQLASFADNAHKLQGGGFGGFVLNIIPPTAFDAFARNDVLQVLFFAVIFGVSLALVGEPGKPVVNLIDSIAKVLFKAMGLIVRVAPLGVLGAIGFTVGKYGIGSLKQLLALVVLFYVSVALFVVIALGIVMRIAGLSLFKFLRYLKEELLIVLATASSDSVLPQIMRKLEAMGVKQEVVGLVIPTGYSFNLDAFSIYLTLAVVFIAQATNTPLSVSDLLLVLGVSLVTSKGAHGVPGSAIVILAATLGAVPAIPAIGLVLVLSVDWFVGIARAVGNLIGNCVATVVVAAWENDLDYAKAVAVLDRGTAEEVEYQGA, encoded by the coding sequence ATGGCGGCAACGGATGTGAGCGTGGCGGGGACGGCCGCGCCGAAGGGCAGCCTGTTCGGCTCGCTGTTCTTCCAGGTCGTGGCGGCGCTCGTGCTCGGCATCCTCATCGGCGTCGTTGCGCCGGAGACCGGGCAGGGGCTGAAATTCTTCAGCGACGCCTTCCTGCGCCTGATTGCCATGGTTGTCGCGCCGATCGTGTTCTGCGTCGTCGTGCACGGCATCGCCAGCGCCGGCGACCTCAGGAAGGTCGGCCGCGTCGGCGTCAAGTCGCTGATCTATTTCGAGGGCATGACCACGGTCGCGCTCGCCTTCGGCCTCGTGCTGGCGCTTTTGTTCGGGCCCGGCCACGGCATGGACATCGACGTCTCCAAGCTCGACGCCAAGCAGCTCGCGAGCTTTGCCGACAACGCCCACAAGCTGCAGGGCGGCGGTTTCGGCGGCTTCGTCCTCAACATCATTCCGCCAACGGCGTTCGATGCCTTCGCCCGCAACGACGTGCTGCAGGTGCTGTTCTTCGCCGTCATCTTCGGCGTCAGCCTGGCGCTGGTCGGCGAGCCCGGCAAGCCCGTGGTCAACCTGATCGACTCCATCGCCAAGGTGCTGTTCAAGGCGATGGGGCTGATCGTGCGCGTGGCGCCGCTCGGCGTGCTCGGCGCCATCGGCTTCACCGTCGGAAAATATGGCATAGGCTCGCTCAAGCAGCTGCTGGCGCTGGTCGTGCTGTTCTATGTTTCGGTGGCGCTGTTCGTGGTCATCGCGCTTGGCATCGTCATGCGGATCGCCGGGCTCAGCCTGTTCAAGTTCCTGCGCTATTTGAAGGAGGAGCTGCTGATCGTGCTGGCGACGGCGTCGTCCGATTCCGTGCTGCCGCAGATCATGCGCAAGCTCGAGGCGATGGGCGTCAAGCAGGAGGTCGTCGGCCTCGTCATCCCCACCGGCTATTCGTTCAACCTCGATGCGTTCTCGATCTACCTCACGCTCGCCGTGGTGTTCATCGCCCAGGCCACCAACACGCCGCTGTCGGTGAGCGACCTGCTGCTCGTGCTCGGCGTGTCCCTGGTGACGTCCAAGGGCGCGCATGGCGTGCCCGGCTCGGCGATCGTGATCCTGGCGGCGACGCTCGGCGCCGTGCCGGCGATCCCCGCGATCGGCCTCGTGCTGGTGCTCTCGGTCGACTGGTTCGTCGGCATCGCCCGCGCCGTCGGCAATCTGATCGGCAATTGCGTCGCGACCGTCGTCGTCGCCGCCTGGGAGAACGATCTCGACTACGCCAAGGCAGTGGCCGTGCTCGACCGCGGCACGGCGGAGGAGGTGGAGTATCAGGGGGCGTGA
- a CDS encoding serine/threonine protein kinase, translating into MVRSLVKSGAVVDGFTIGECLHSGGMATLWSVTRPDIDRPVLMKVPRVSEGEDPAAIVSFEMEQMILPKLSGPHVPTCFAAGDFATQAYVVIERIPGETLYQRLSELPLPYEEVRGLVAKIATALADLHRQHVIHHDIKPSSIMFRSSGEAVLIDYGLSCHKHLPDLLQEEFRLPYGTAPYMAPERMMGTRSDPRSDLFSLGVLLYFFTTGVRPFGETETLRGMRRRLWRDPYPPRQLKPDYPPWLQEIVLRCLEIEPVWRYPTASQLAFDLTHPDQVKLTARSEKVKRDPITTVWRRRFNRGLVQPESRSDVAVQLASSPIVAVAIDTSEGTEELSTALRVTVQRILATLPAARLACVNVLKLGRITIDRTLDEEGNNKHIDRMVALKHWATPLKLDASRLTVHVLEAIDPAAAIVEFAEVNQVDHIIIGARRDSVLRTLLGSVSAKVAAEANCTVTVVRPPRLAARGVDDEDDGPAKAASEA; encoded by the coding sequence ATGGTGCGCTCGCTCGTCAAATCCGGCGCCGTCGTCGACGGCTTCACGATCGGCGAATGCCTGCATTCCGGCGGCATGGCGACGCTGTGGAGCGTCACCCGTCCCGACATCGACCGTCCCGTTCTGATGAAGGTCCCGCGCGTCTCCGAGGGCGAGGATCCCGCGGCGATCGTCAGCTTCGAGATGGAGCAGATGATCCTGCCGAAGCTGTCGGGGCCGCACGTGCCCACCTGTTTCGCCGCCGGCGATTTCGCGACGCAAGCCTATGTCGTGATCGAGCGCATCCCGGGCGAGACGCTGTACCAGCGGCTGTCCGAACTGCCGCTGCCTTACGAGGAGGTGCGCGGGCTGGTCGCCAAGATCGCGACCGCGCTGGCCGACCTGCACCGGCAGCACGTGATCCATCACGACATCAAGCCGTCCAGCATCATGTTCCGCTCCTCCGGCGAGGCGGTGCTGATCGACTACGGGCTGTCCTGCCACAAGCATCTGCCGGACCTGCTGCAGGAGGAATTCCGCCTGCCTTACGGCACCGCGCCGTACATGGCGCCGGAGCGCATGATGGGCACCCGCAGCGATCCGCGCAGCGACCTGTTCTCGCTCGGCGTGCTGCTCTACTTTTTCACCACCGGCGTGCGGCCGTTCGGAGAGACCGAGACCCTGCGTGGCATGCGCCGGCGGCTGTGGCGCGATCCCTATCCGCCGCGGCAATTGAAGCCGGACTATCCGCCCTGGCTGCAGGAGATCGTGCTGCGCTGTCTCGAGATCGAGCCGGTGTGGCGCTATCCGACCGCATCGCAGCTGGCCTTCGACCTCACCCATCCCGACCAGGTCAAGCTCACAGCGCGCTCGGAGAAGGTCAAGCGCGATCCGATCACGACGGTCTGGCGCCGCCGCTTCAATCGCGGCCTGGTCCAGCCGGAGAGCCGATCCGATGTCGCGGTGCAGCTTGCGTCCAGCCCGATCGTGGCGGTCGCGATCGACACGTCGGAAGGCACCGAAGAGCTCAGCACCGCGCTGCGCGTGACCGTCCAGCGCATCCTCGCAACGCTCCCTGCGGCGCGGCTCGCCTGCGTCAATGTTCTGAAGCTCGGCCGCATCACCATCGACCGCACCTTGGACGAGGAGGGCAACAACAAGCACATCGACCGCATGGTGGCGCTCAAGCACTGGGCGACGCCGCTCAAGCTCGATGCCAGCCGGCTGACGGTGCATGTGCTGGAGGCGATCGATCCGGCCGCGGCCATCGTGGAGTTCGCCGAGGTCAACCAGGTCGATCACATCATCATCGGTGCGCGTCGCGATTCGGTGTTGCGCACGTTGCTCGGCAGTGTCTCGGCCAAGGTCGCGGCCGAGGCCAATTGCACCGTGACCGTCGTGCGTCCGCCCCGGCTCGCGGCGCGCGGGGTGGATGATGAGGACGATGGGCCGGCGAAAGCTGCGTCGGAGGCATGA
- a CDS encoding metallophosphoesterase family protein gives MLLAIFTDIHANRQAFAACLEVARARGAERFVCLGDIVGYGADPEWSVDTVMEMVANGGLAVRGNHDNAVSTASESMNAEAQAAMDWTRGRLSAEQRRFLAELPMSVGDEDRLFVHSEASSPPRWRYVQSATDAARSMIATEAQVTFCGHIHRPALYSMSATAKMTSFTPTANMPVQLLRGRQWLAVVGSVGQPRDGDPAASFATFDTRTRELTYWRVPYDVETAAQRIRDNGLPPWLAQRLTVGR, from the coding sequence GTGCTGCTGGCGATCTTCACGGACATCCATGCCAATCGGCAGGCCTTTGCGGCCTGTCTGGAGGTGGCGCGCGCCCGTGGCGCCGAGCGCTTCGTCTGCCTCGGCGACATCGTCGGCTATGGCGCCGATCCGGAATGGTCGGTCGACACGGTGATGGAGATGGTGGCCAATGGCGGCCTCGCGGTGCGCGGCAACCATGACAATGCCGTCTCCACCGCCAGCGAGAGCATGAATGCCGAGGCGCAGGCCGCCATGGACTGGACGCGCGGGCGGCTCAGCGCCGAGCAGCGCCGCTTCCTGGCGGAGCTGCCGATGAGCGTCGGCGACGAGGACCGGCTGTTCGTCCATTCGGAAGCCTCCAGCCCGCCGCGCTGGCGCTATGTGCAGTCGGCGACCGACGCCGCGCGCAGCATGATCGCGACCGAGGCGCAGGTGACGTTCTGCGGCCACATCCACCGTCCCGCTTTGTACTCGATGTCGGCCACCGCCAAGATGACGAGCTTCACGCCGACCGCCAACATGCCCGTCCAGCTGCTGCGCGGCCGGCAATGGCTCGCCGTGGTCGGCTCGGTCGGGCAGCCGCGCGACGGCGATCCGGCCGCGTCGTTCGCGACCTTCGACACCAGGACGCGCGAGCTGACCTATTGGCGCGTGCCGTATGACGTCGAGACGGCGGCGCAGCGCATTCGCGACAACGGCCTGCCGCCGTGGCTGGCGCAGCGTCTCACGGTCGGGCGCTGA
- a CDS encoding 7-cyano-7-deazaguanine synthase, which produces MSLTTASLLAATSGSEVLFAGYTMEDKARLPQLGRMLELAGEMVGINTGNASFRIEAPYLAMNKAEIIQKARSLQVPLDMTWSCSWSGELQCGECPKCQERRAAFAKSKVQDPTRYRKQ; this is translated from the coding sequence ATGTCGCTCACTACCGCATCCTTACTCGCCGCGACAAGCGGGTCCGAGGTTCTATTCGCCGGGTACACGATGGAAGACAAAGCTAGATTGCCGCAACTAGGTCGGATGCTAGAGCTCGCGGGAGAAATGGTTGGAATTAATACTGGCAATGCCTCCTTTCGGATTGAGGCACCGTACCTCGCAATGAACAAAGCAGAAATCATACAAAAGGCACGGTCTCTGCAAGTGCCCCTCGATATGACCTGGAGTTGCTCTTGGTCGGGCGAACTGCAGTGTGGCGAGTGTCCAAAATGCCAAGAGCGTAGGGCGGCCTTTGCCAAATCTAAAGTTCAGGACCCCACGCGGTATCGGAAGCAGTGA
- a CDS encoding DUF2867 domain-containing protein, producing MTKARAVPMPSNSVLAPLYAGADLLDAFAIQLPAGASDDVEVLARAALERQAWWIRALTRVRDVVMATVAVKSSRAVGLAAAARGPVIGFFPVLSKNATELVVGADDRHLDFRVTIQLRADAANGRELVAGTVVHCHNRLGRIYLMTIAPFHRVIVPASLEQAARAMKI from the coding sequence ATGACCAAAGCGCGCGCCGTGCCCATGCCCAGCAACAGCGTGCTTGCGCCGCTTTACGCGGGCGCGGACCTTTTGGACGCCTTTGCAATTCAACTGCCGGCGGGCGCCAGCGATGATGTAGAGGTGCTGGCACGCGCCGCGCTCGAGCGACAGGCGTGGTGGATTCGTGCGCTTACGCGTGTCCGCGATGTGGTGATGGCGACAGTCGCCGTTAAATCGTCGCGCGCCGTCGGTCTTGCCGCAGCGGCGCGTGGGCCGGTTATCGGCTTCTTCCCGGTGCTGTCAAAGAACGCGACGGAGTTGGTCGTGGGCGCGGATGACCGGCATCTCGACTTCCGCGTCACCATTCAACTTCGCGCCGACGCAGCAAATGGACGCGAGCTGGTCGCGGGCACCGTGGTGCATTGCCATAACCGACTGGGGCGTATCTATCTTATGACGATAGCACCGTTTCATCGCGTGATTGTGCCGGCCAGCTTAGAACAGGCGGCAAGAGCAATGAAGATTTAA
- a CDS encoding MotA/TolQ/ExbB proton channel family protein, whose protein sequence is MSAVSSAEVVEPARESAERGPLLLWMIFTGLTVFAAVVLWRYGYFHLMVASDRTYISSIVAVLYVMTCGHCFWRTRAIAREADAARRCRAVLIGPDAARALDPDAQLLPAGLVTNHIRNLVTKARTQGQGRIDQTLLLRTLADRLRGSNGFGSFASDTLMKLGLLGTIIGFIIMLAPIAGLDVNDKLAMKSSMGLMSDGMAVAMYTTLAGLVGSILVRIQYYMLDGATGRVFSDAVMLTETRVTPRLERAMARAPEQTA, encoded by the coding sequence ATGAGCGCAGTCAGCAGTGCTGAAGTGGTGGAACCTGCGCGCGAGAGCGCCGAGCGCGGGCCGCTGCTGCTCTGGATGATCTTCACGGGCCTGACGGTGTTCGCCGCCGTGGTGTTGTGGCGTTACGGCTACTTCCACCTGATGGTCGCCTCCGACCGCACCTACATTTCGAGCATCGTCGCCGTGCTCTACGTGATGACATGCGGCCATTGCTTCTGGCGCACCAGGGCGATCGCGCGCGAGGCCGATGCCGCCCGGCGCTGCCGCGCCGTCCTGATCGGACCGGATGCCGCGCGCGCGCTCGATCCCGATGCGCAACTGCTGCCCGCAGGGCTCGTGACCAACCACATCAGGAACCTCGTCACCAAGGCGCGGACACAAGGGCAGGGGCGCATCGACCAGACGCTGCTGCTGCGCACCTTGGCCGACCGCCTGCGCGGCTCCAACGGCTTCGGCAGCTTCGCCTCGGATACGCTGATGAAGCTCGGCCTGCTCGGCACCATCATCGGCTTCATCATCATGCTGGCGCCGATCGCGGGTCTCGACGTCAACGACAAGCTGGCGATGAAATCGTCGATGGGGCTGATGAGCGACGGCATGGCGGTGGCGATGTACACCACGCTCGCCGGCCTCGTCGGCTCGATCCTGGTGCGCATCCAGTACTACATGCTGGACGGGGCGACGGGACGCGTGTTCTCGGATGCGGTCATGCTGACGGAGACGCGGGTGACGCCGCGCCTCGAGCGCGCGATGGCGCGCGCTCCGGAGCAGACGGCATGA
- a CDS encoding sensor histidine kinase, whose translation MRLVLQLIARLALIVLLCLAAAAVWVTVDAYRSVDRATATSADRVSQALEALYWRELLLRSNRSRDHLVPLPDWRTTETMKLIAPGICVRFKPEAAFEKPLCGQNKGLGAAPPRWFSGLVETVLGDHAAVAQPISARATTAGTVSAIADPDAAIQLAWQRIQDSFGVALAMAIAIGVLASLAIAHALAPARSIVSALQRMAEGDHRPALPRFRSMELAMIGRAVGELGDRLAQSNEQRAALTERLLDIRDEERRALARELHDEFGQNLTAILAFASTIESAGARRNDQVAQDARMITQSVSHLMACLRGTLSRLRRPLTEELGLAAGLIALTENCQHAARPAIRLDLQGDLADIQGPVAVTAYRMAQECLTNALRHTDASEVSLRVERRYGPDSALLISIEDDGGGDATLLAQSTGLGLTGIRERIAAVGGSLSIGPAARGLSVTATIPLAA comes from the coding sequence ATGCGCCTCGTGCTCCAGCTCATCGCGCGCCTCGCGCTGATCGTGCTGCTGTGTCTGGCGGCCGCAGCCGTATGGGTTACCGTCGACGCCTATCGCAGCGTCGATCGCGCCACCGCGACGTCGGCCGACCGCGTTTCGCAGGCGCTGGAGGCGCTGTATTGGCGCGAGCTGCTGTTGCGCAGCAACAGATCGCGCGACCACCTCGTGCCGCTGCCCGACTGGCGGACGACCGAGACGATGAAGCTGATCGCGCCGGGCATCTGCGTGCGGTTCAAACCCGAGGCCGCCTTCGAAAAGCCCCTGTGCGGCCAGAACAAGGGTCTTGGAGCGGCGCCGCCGCGCTGGTTCTCGGGGTTGGTCGAAACGGTGCTCGGCGACCATGCCGCGGTCGCGCAGCCGATCAGCGCCCGCGCCACGACTGCCGGGACCGTGTCGGCGATCGCTGATCCCGATGCGGCGATCCAGCTCGCCTGGCAGCGCATCCAGGACAGCTTTGGCGTGGCGCTGGCGATGGCGATCGCGATTGGCGTGCTGGCTTCGCTCGCGATTGCCCATGCGCTGGCGCCGGCGCGCAGCATCGTCTCCGCGCTGCAGCGGATGGCCGAAGGCGATCACCGCCCGGCGCTGCCGCGCTTCCGCTCGATGGAGCTCGCGATGATCGGCCGCGCGGTCGGCGAGCTCGGCGACCGGCTGGCGCAGTCGAACGAGCAGCGCGCGGCCCTGACCGAGCGCCTGCTCGACATTCGCGACGAGGAGCGGCGCGCGCTCGCCCGCGAGCTGCACGACGAGTTCGGCCAGAACCTGACCGCGATCCTCGCCTTTGCCTCGACGATCGAGAGCGCCGGCGCACGCCGCAACGATCAGGTGGCGCAGGATGCCCGCATGATCACGCAGTCGGTCAGCCATCTGATGGCGTGCCTGCGCGGCACGCTCAGCCGGCTGCGCCGCCCGCTCACCGAAGAGCTGGGGCTCGCGGCCGGCCTGATCGCGCTGACGGAGAATTGCCAGCACGCGGCACGGCCCGCGATCCGGCTCGACCTGCAGGGCGACCTCGCCGACATCCAGGGCCCGGTCGCGGTCACGGCCTATCGCATGGCGCAGGAATGCCTGACCAATGCGCTGCGGCACACGGATGCGAGCGAGGTGTCGCTGCGCGTCGAGCGCCGTTACGGTCCCGACAGCGCGCTGCTGATCTCGATCGAGGATGACGGCGGCGGCGACGCGACGCTGCTCGCGCAGTCGACCGGCCTCGGCCTGACCGGCATCCGCGAACGCATCGCCGCGGTCGGCGGCTCGCTGTCGATCGGGCCGGCCGCGCGCGGGCTCAGCGT